The Thiorhodovibrio litoralis genome includes a window with the following:
- the fabA gene encoding 3-hydroxyacyl-[acyl-carrier-protein] dehydratase FabA → MSRTESFSREQLLACGHGEMFGPGNAQLPVPNMLMMDRITHISDAGGPNGKGEIIAELDINPELWFFACHFPGDPVMPGCLGLDALWQIVGFYLAWIGNPGHGRALGVGEVKFSGQVLPSAKKVTYRVGMKRVITRKLVLGIADGRMEVDGREIYTAKDLRVGLFTSTEGF, encoded by the coding sequence ATGAGCAGAACCGAATCCTTTAGTCGCGAGCAACTGCTCGCCTGCGGTCATGGCGAGATGTTTGGCCCCGGCAACGCCCAGCTGCCGGTACCGAACATGCTGATGATGGACCGCATTACGCACATCAGCGACGCTGGCGGCCCCAACGGCAAGGGCGAGATCATCGCCGAGCTGGATATCAACCCGGAGCTCTGGTTCTTTGCCTGCCACTTCCCCGGCGACCCGGTGATGCCCGGTTGCCTGGGCCTGGATGCCCTGTGGCAGATCGTCGGCTTCTATCTTGCCTGGATCGGCAACCCGGGCCATGGTCGCGCGCTTGGCGTTGGTGAGGTCAAATTCAGCGGCCAGGTCCTGCCCAGCGCCAAGAAGGTAACCTACCGCGTCGGCATGAAACGCGTCATCACCCGCAAACTGGTGCTCGGCATCGCCGACGGCCGCATGGAGGTCGACGGCCGCGAAATCTACACCGCCAAGGATCTGCGCGTGGGGCTCTTTACTTCGACCGAAGGATTTTAG
- a CDS encoding porin, giving the protein MKKKLITMAVAAAMAAPAAAMAEAIIYGKLHVSIDYADVTNAYQTPVFAPDGRKVVDGVDFNGWGVNGQGSYMPGQSRAQRVGVKGSEDIGNGLKAIYQFEMGFAMGASDDNIPGGNNNSFSVRNSFVGLAGSFGSVLVGRHDTPLKISTGKLDMFADTMADYNGTVGFNGLRVDNAIAYISPSFSGFQFMGALVAPGGATAFGDDNVNSDQLNGAYSLAGIYSNGPYYASIAYESLSNEMFMDSATSRAGTTVAPPPTDCLTPTGVLGPTSTCGYVDNDYAKWRFGLGILDWNGFTFSFVYENQDNNPAGGTYDSTVRNPQTGAFVAVPNGIKSQELWQIQAGYAFGNNQVKAMYGQAGRDYDLSTSNYPGVGNTNNRTMIEDWDGDRSTWAIAFDHNFSKRTKAYVLYTQVDDDYEDYTTMMGNPNITDGYTSSWDGFSVGMIHSF; this is encoded by the coding sequence ATGAAAAAGAAACTCATCACGATGGCAGTCGCCGCCGCGATGGCTGCTCCCGCAGCCGCAATGGCTGAGGCTATCATCTACGGCAAGCTGCATGTCTCGATCGACTATGCCGATGTCACCAACGCCTATCAAACGCCTGTATTTGCACCCGACGGCAGAAAGGTTGTCGATGGCGTAGATTTCAACGGCTGGGGCGTCAATGGCCAAGGCAGTTACATGCCTGGTCAAAGCCGGGCTCAACGCGTCGGCGTCAAGGGATCCGAAGATATTGGTAATGGCCTGAAGGCTATCTATCAGTTTGAGATGGGTTTCGCCATGGGCGCTTCAGACGATAACATCCCAGGCGGAAATAATAACAGCTTCAGCGTGCGTAACAGCTTCGTCGGTCTCGCCGGTAGCTTCGGCTCCGTCTTAGTTGGTCGTCATGACACCCCGTTGAAAATTTCAACCGGCAAGCTGGATATGTTCGCTGACACCATGGCGGACTACAACGGCACCGTCGGCTTTAATGGCCTGCGCGTCGATAACGCCATCGCCTATATCTCGCCTAGCTTCTCTGGCTTCCAGTTTATGGGTGCATTGGTCGCTCCGGGTGGCGCCACCGCTTTTGGTGACGATAACGTAAATTCCGATCAGCTGAATGGCGCTTATTCTCTGGCTGGGATCTATAGTAACGGCCCTTACTATGCATCTATTGCTTACGAGTCGCTTAGCAACGAGATGTTCATGGATAGCGCGACGAGCAGAGCTGGAACTACAGTCGCTCCTCCTCCCACTGACTGCCTGACGCCTACCGGTGTTTTAGGGCCAACTAGCACCTGTGGCTACGTCGATAATGACTACGCTAAGTGGCGCTTTGGTTTGGGTATCCTGGATTGGAACGGTTTCACGTTCAGCTTTGTCTATGAGAATCAAGACAACAATCCAGCAGGCGGGACCTACGATAGCACCGTCAGAAACCCACAAACAGGGGCGTTCGTAGCCGTTCCAAATGGCATTAAGAGCCAGGAACTTTGGCAGATCCAGGCTGGCTATGCCTTTGGCAACAACCAAGTTAAGGCAATGTACGGCCAGGCCGGACGTGACTACGACTTGTCAACGTCCAATTACCCAGGCGTTGGGAACACTAACAACCGCACTATGATCGAAGATTGGGACGGCGACCGTAGCACTTGGGCTATCGCCTTTGATCATAACTTCAGCAAGCGGACGAAAGCGTACGTTCTGTACACTCAGGTCGATGACGATTACGAGGACTACACCACTATGATGGGTAATCCCAATATCACCGATGGCTACACGTCCAGTTGGGATGGCTTCTCTGTGGGCATGATCCACAGCTTCTAA
- a CDS encoding proline--tRNA ligase: MRLSQFPLNTLKETPADAEIASHQLMLRAGMIRKLAAGLYTWLPLGLRVLRKVEAIVREEMNRAGALEVAMPAVQPAELWQESGRWDQYGPELLRIRDRHARDFCFGPTHEEIITELARNELRSYKQLPVNYYQIQTKFRDEIRPRFGVMRAREFLMKDAYSFHLDHGSLDETYALMYQTYSCIFSRCGLDFRAVQADTGSIGGNASHEFHVLASSGEDAIAFSTASDYAANVELAEAVAPAAQAAAPTEEARLVDTPNAKTIADLVEQFGQPIERTVKTLIVAAATSEAKEQITTQQAGNKQAANKQANNQTFGSQRPEALHPAETAAPASTPGLIALLVRGDHELNTVKAEKLPQVASPLRMATEDEIRAAIGAGPGSLGPKDLSIPCIVDRAVAVAADFSAGANQDGKHWFGLNWGRDLPLPPVADLRNVQEGDPSPDGQGQLTIARGIEVGHIFQLGTKYSQAMKAVVLDEAGKAITMTMGCYGIGVSRVVAAAIEQHHDDRGICWPAPIAPFTVALLPMKLGKSYRVREACEQLYQQLQAAGIDVLLDDRDARPGVMFADMELIGIPHRLVIGDKHLDHAKVEYKGRQDQDMQLIDLDQAVSFITQRLTAAEQ; this comes from the coding sequence ATGCGCCTGTCTCAGTTCCCCCTCAATACCCTGAAGGAAACCCCGGCCGACGCCGAGATTGCCAGCCACCAGCTGATGCTGCGTGCGGGCATGATCCGCAAGCTCGCCGCCGGCCTCTATACCTGGCTGCCGCTCGGGCTGCGCGTGCTGCGCAAGGTCGAAGCCATCGTGCGCGAGGAAATGAACCGCGCCGGCGCGCTGGAGGTTGCCATGCCGGCGGTTCAGCCCGCCGAGCTGTGGCAGGAATCCGGCCGCTGGGACCAATACGGCCCCGAGCTGTTGCGCATCCGGGACCGCCACGCGCGGGATTTCTGCTTCGGCCCCACGCATGAGGAAATCATCACCGAGCTCGCCCGCAATGAGCTGCGCAGCTACAAGCAGCTGCCAGTCAATTACTACCAGATTCAGACCAAATTCCGCGACGAAATTCGCCCGCGCTTTGGCGTAATGCGCGCGCGCGAATTCCTGATGAAAGACGCCTATTCCTTTCATCTCGACCATGGCTCGCTCGACGAGACCTATGCGCTCATGTACCAGACCTACAGCTGCATTTTCAGCCGCTGCGGGCTCGACTTCCGCGCCGTGCAGGCCGACACCGGCAGCATCGGCGGCAACGCCTCGCATGAGTTCCATGTGCTCGCCAGCAGCGGTGAGGATGCCATCGCCTTCTCCACCGCCAGCGACTATGCCGCCAATGTCGAGCTGGCCGAGGCGGTCGCGCCGGCAGCCCAAGCCGCCGCGCCAACAGAAGAGGCCCGTCTGGTCGACACGCCCAACGCCAAGACCATCGCCGATCTGGTCGAGCAGTTTGGCCAGCCCATCGAGCGCACCGTTAAGACCCTGATTGTCGCTGCCGCAACTTCAGAGGCCAAAGAACAAATTACCACCCAGCAGGCGGGCAACAAACAAGCCGCCAACAAACAAGCGAATAACCAAACATTTGGTTCCCAAAGGCCGGAAGCATTGCACCCGGCCGAGACGGCAGCCCCAGCATCTACCCCCGGCTTGATCGCGCTGCTGGTGCGCGGCGACCATGAGCTCAACACCGTCAAGGCGGAGAAACTGCCCCAGGTCGCAAGCCCGCTGCGCATGGCCACCGAGGACGAAATCCGCGCCGCCATCGGCGCCGGCCCCGGCTCGCTCGGCCCGAAGGACTTGTCCATCCCCTGCATTGTCGATCGCGCCGTTGCGGTCGCTGCCGACTTCAGCGCCGGTGCCAATCAGGACGGCAAGCACTGGTTTGGCCTGAATTGGGGCCGCGATCTGCCGCTGCCGCCGGTCGCCGACCTGCGCAACGTGCAGGAGGGCGACCCCAGCCCAGACGGCCAGGGCCAGCTCACCATCGCCCGCGGTATTGAGGTCGGGCATATCTTCCAGCTCGGCACCAAATACAGCCAGGCGATGAAAGCCGTGGTGCTCGACGAGGCCGGCAAGGCCATCACCATGACTATGGGTTGCTACGGCATCGGCGTCTCGCGCGTAGTGGCCGCGGCCATTGAGCAGCACCACGATGATCGCGGAATCTGCTGGCCCGCCCCTATCGCGCCCTTTACGGTCGCGCTGCTGCCGATGAAGCTCGGCAAGTCCTATCGCGTGCGCGAAGCATGCGAGCAGCTTTATCAGCAATTGCAGGCAGCCGGCATTGATGTGCTGCTCGATGATCGTGACGCTCGCCCCGGGGTGATGTTCGCTGACATGGAGCTGATCGGCATCCCCCATCGGCTGGTCATCGGTGACAAGCATCTCGATCACGCGAAGGTGGAGTACAAGGGCCGGCAGGACCAGGACATGCAGCTGATCGACCTCGATCAAGCCGTTTCTTTCATCACCCAGCGGCTTACCGCCGCAGAGCAATAG
- the rpsI gene encoding 30S ribosomal protein S9, with the protein MTNTHYATGRRKSAAARVFLTTGSGKIEVNGKPLDEFFGRETARMVVRQPLETLSMLDRVDMYVTVTGGGTTGQAGAIRHGIARALVDFDEANRPPLRQAGFLTRDAREVERKKIGLHKARKRPQFSKR; encoded by the coding sequence ATGACCAATACGCACTATGCCACCGGTCGGCGCAAGAGCGCTGCGGCCAGGGTGTTTCTGACCACCGGCTCGGGCAAGATCGAGGTCAACGGCAAGCCACTCGATGAGTTCTTTGGCCGCGAGACCGCGCGCATGGTCGTGCGTCAGCCACTTGAGACGCTGTCGATGCTTGACCGGGTTGACATGTACGTCACTGTTACCGGTGGCGGCACCACCGGACAGGCAGGCGCCATTCGCCACGGTATCGCCCGCGCGCTGGTCGACTTCGACGAGGCCAATCGGCCACCCTTGCGCCAGGCTGGCTTCCTGACCCGCGACGCACGCGAGGTTGAGCGCAAAAAGATTGGCCTGCACAAAGCAAGAAAACGCCCGCAGTTCTCCAAGCGCTAA
- a CDS encoding (2Fe-2S) ferredoxin domain-containing protein, with protein sequence MSYYRHHLFFCTNQREEGRRCCNACGAAQARDYAKKRSKELGLAGPGQMRVNAAGCLNRCAEGPVAVVYPQGVWYSYESEADVEEILQRHIIGGEPVERLRLPDAPASP encoded by the coding sequence ATGTCTTACTATCGCCATCACTTGTTTTTTTGTACCAATCAGCGCGAGGAGGGGCGACGCTGCTGCAATGCGTGCGGGGCGGCGCAGGCGCGCGACTATGCCAAGAAGCGCTCGAAGGAACTCGGGCTGGCGGGGCCTGGGCAGATGCGTGTCAATGCCGCTGGTTGTCTCAACCGCTGTGCGGAGGGGCCTGTGGCGGTGGTGTATCCGCAAGGCGTCTGGTACAGCTATGAGAGTGAGGCGGACGTGGAGGAAATTTTGCAGCGACATATCATCGGTGGTGAACCGGTTGAGCGGCTGCGTTTACCGGATGCGCCAGCGTCGCCCTGA
- a CDS encoding phenylpyruvate tautomerase MIF-related protein, translated as MPTLKIQTNAKLEDSAWDALLSASSKQLAELLSKPESYVMVIAEPTAKMCFGGSQEPLAYLELKSLGLPETRTPELSAALTALVGEHLGVPAGRVYIEFSAPPRHLFGFNGGTF; from the coding sequence ATGCCAACGCTCAAGATTCAGACCAACGCCAAACTTGAAGACAGCGCCTGGGATGCCCTGCTGAGCGCCTCCTCCAAGCAGCTCGCCGAACTGCTCAGCAAGCCAGAAAGCTATGTGATGGTCATTGCTGAGCCGACGGCGAAGATGTGCTTTGGCGGCTCTCAGGAGCCGCTCGCCTATCTGGAGCTAAAAAGCCTCGGCCTGCCGGAAACGCGCACGCCGGAGTTGTCCGCAGCACTCACAGCACTGGTTGGCGAGCATCTCGGGGTGCCGGCGGGACGGGTTTATATCGAGTTCAGTGCCCCGCCGCGGCATCTGTTTGGCTTCAATGGTGGCACCTTCTGA
- the rplM gene encoding 50S ribosomal protein L13, giving the protein MTTKSAKPAEVRRVWHLVDAEGKTLGRLATEVARRLRGKHKPTYTPHVDTGDYIVVVNAEKIRVTGNKLENKMYHRHTGYIGNLRSTSLAEMLARHPERVLEAAVKGMMPHNPLGRAMLKKLKVYAGTEHRHAAQQPQPLEI; this is encoded by the coding sequence ATGACAACTAAAAGCGCAAAGCCGGCGGAAGTGCGCCGTGTCTGGCATCTAGTGGATGCTGAGGGCAAGACGCTTGGCCGTCTGGCCACGGAGGTGGCGCGGCGCCTGCGCGGTAAGCACAAGCCGACTTATACGCCGCATGTGGATACGGGCGACTATATCGTGGTGGTGAATGCGGAGAAAATACGCGTTACCGGCAACAAGCTCGAGAACAAAATGTACCATCGCCACACCGGCTATATCGGGAATCTGCGCTCCACCAGTCTGGCGGAAATGCTTGCGCGTCACCCCGAGCGGGTGCTTGAGGCGGCGGTCAAGGGCATGATGCCGCACAACCCGCTTGGCCGCGCGATGCTGAAAAAGCTCAAGGTCTATGCAGGTACCGAGCATCGCCACGCGGCACAGCAGCCGCAGCCGCTGGAAATCTGA
- a CDS encoding RsmB/NOP family class I SAM-dependent RNA methyltransferase, translating into MSSRHTLSESDRSALLRRCMARYQPLLADFPGEWEAFVAALQRPLPGCVWAHPDRLDRPALVELIRAEEAGAGGGGDSLALAPVAWNPLALRLPAGFKAGQRWWYCAGLAHAQEEASQLPVRLMDLHPGQRVLDLCAAPGGKTAQIALALGNRGTVLANDFARDRIAALQGNLDRLGIVNVSTTWGDGGNYPAAAGGFDRVLVDAPCSSEGTLRRNLSLAERLDPEAIANNRRLQGRQLALLRKAVQLCRAGGRVLYSTCTFAPEENECIVSRVLEEQAGRVRLVPVAVEGLASSPGVTEWGGQQLDGSLARCLRLWPQRTDTGGFFVAVLEKASDAAELEPSAGAELVVSGDDADRLPGLAEHYGLGEDVWDGLRVHRQTRRGLHLLAADHLAPVEPAAQGRGMFLYRTNLRPPKLTTAGAMLLGRGATRQVVELDRAQRDAYLGRRVVVPRASQCGDCRAGQVIVRYRGHPLGVALFTRSGTLESLFPSRWSGCVGAGAGSGALGGG; encoded by the coding sequence ATGTCATCACGCCATACGCTGTCCGAGTCCGACCGATCCGCCCTGCTGCGCCGTTGCATGGCGCGTTACCAGCCATTGTTGGCGGACTTTCCCGGCGAATGGGAGGCCTTTGTCGCGGCGCTGCAGCGGCCGCTGCCGGGCTGCGTCTGGGCGCATCCGGATCGGCTGGATCGGCCTGCGCTGGTGGAGCTGATTCGGGCCGAGGAGGCGGGGGCCGGGGGAGGCGGGGATTCGCTGGCGCTTGCTCCGGTGGCTTGGAATCCGTTGGCCCTGCGGCTGCCGGCGGGGTTTAAGGCCGGACAGCGCTGGTGGTATTGCGCGGGTCTGGCTCACGCGCAGGAGGAGGCCTCGCAGCTGCCGGTGCGCTTGATGGACTTGCACCCCGGTCAGCGGGTGCTTGATTTATGCGCGGCCCCGGGTGGCAAGACGGCGCAGATTGCCTTGGCGCTGGGCAATCGCGGGACGGTGCTTGCGAATGATTTCGCGCGCGACCGCATCGCGGCCTTGCAGGGCAATCTGGATCGCCTGGGGATCGTGAATGTCAGCACCACCTGGGGCGATGGCGGTAATTATCCGGCCGCGGCCGGTGGTTTCGATCGCGTGTTGGTGGATGCGCCCTGCTCGAGCGAGGGCACGCTCAGGCGCAATCTGAGTCTGGCGGAGCGGCTTGATCCGGAGGCCATTGCCAATAATCGGCGCTTGCAGGGGCGGCAGTTGGCGCTGTTGCGCAAGGCGGTGCAGTTGTGTCGCGCCGGGGGGCGGGTGCTTTACTCGACCTGCACCTTTGCGCCGGAGGAAAATGAATGCATCGTCTCGCGGGTGCTGGAGGAGCAGGCGGGCCGGGTGCGGTTGGTGCCGGTGGCCGTTGAGGGTTTGGCGAGCAGTCCTGGGGTGACGGAATGGGGCGGGCAGCAGTTGGATGGGTCGCTGGCGCGGTGTTTGAGGCTGTGGCCGCAGCGCACGGATACTGGTGGGTTTTTTGTCGCGGTGCTCGAGAAGGCGTCGGATGCGGCGGAGCTTGAGCCTTCTGCAGGGGCTGAGCTAGTTGTTTCGGGCGATGATGCGGATCGGCTGCCGGGGTTGGCTGAGCATTATGGCTTGGGGGAGGATGTCTGGGACGGGTTGCGGGTGCATCGACAGACGCGGCGCGGGTTGCATCTGCTGGCGGCGGATCACTTGGCACCGGTGGAGCCGGCGGCACAGGGGCGGGGGATGTTTTTGTATCGCACGAATCTTCGCCCGCCTAAGTTGACGACGGCGGGGGCAATGTTACTGGGGCGCGGGGCGACACGGCAAGTGGTGGAGCTTGATCGCGCGCAGCGGGATGCTTACCTTGGCCGTCGGGTTGTTGTGCCTCGCGCTTCGCAGTGCGGGGACTGTCGGGCTGGTCAAGTGATTGTTCGCTATCGCGGGCATCCGTTGGGGGTTGCTTTGTTTACCCGGTCAGGGACGTTGGAGAGTTTGTTTCCGAGTCGCTGGAGTGGGTGTGTTGGGGCTGGTGCTGGCTCTGGTGCCTTGGGTGGGGGGTGA